A genomic window from Lutra lutra chromosome 17, mLutLut1.2, whole genome shotgun sequence includes:
- the NOD2 gene encoding nucleotide-binding oligomerization domain-containing protein 2 isoform X3: MSKLRTTISSQSRFLSTYDRAENLCLEEIYTENVLEVRTERGLAGLPQKSPVTLGLEELFGTRGHLNEDADTVLVVGEAGSGKSTLLQQMHLLWASGRDFQEFLFVFPFSCRQLQCVAKPLSVQTLLFEHCCWPDLGQQEVFQFLLDHPNRVLLTFDGFDEFKFRFSDCERHCSPTDPTSVQNLLFNLLQGNLLKNARKVLTSRPDAVSALLRKYLRLELHLKGFSEEGIELYLRKCHREPGVADRLVRLLKATSPLHGLCHLPVVSWMVSKCHQELLLHGGGSPKTTTDLYLLILQHFLLHASPPDSVPCGLAPGLLQGRLPSLLHLGRLAVWGLGTCCYVFSDKQLQAAHIDSEDISLGFLVHAKSVVQGGTAPLEFLHITFQCFFAALYLVLSADLSPSLLRQLFSCHGPRSSLLARLLPPMCVPRSEHQEGSMAALLQEAEPHNLQITAAFLAGLLSREHQGLLAGSQVSKKALLQRQACARSCLSCSLRKHFHSIPPAVPGEAKSMHAMPGFIWLIRSLYEMQEERLAREAVRGLKVGHLKLTFCGLGPAECAALAFVLRHLQRPVALQLDHNSVGDVGVEQLLPCLNVCKALYLRDNNISDRGICKLVERALHCEQLQKLALFNNKLTDGCAPSMARLLSCKRNFLALRLGNNHITATGAQVLAEGLRANASLQFLGLWGNKVGDEGAQALAEALGDHQSLRWLSLVGNNIGSTGAQALALMLEKNVVLEELCLEENCLQDEGVCSLAEGLERNSSLKVLKLSDNRITYFGAEALLRALERNDTILEVWLRGNSFSAEEVERLGQRDTRFLL; this comes from the exons ATGTCCAAGCTAAGGACCACGATATCTTCTCAGTCTCGCTTTCTGAGCACCTACGATAGGGCAGAGAATCTTTGCCTGGAGGAAATATACacagagaatgttctggaagtcCGGACAGAACGGGGCCTGGCCGGACTCCCACAGAAGAGCCCTGTGACGCTGGGCCTGGAGGAGCTCTTTGGCACCCGTGGCCACCTCAATGAAGATGCAGACACTGTGCTGGTGGTGGGCGAGGCGGGCAGCGGCAAGAGCACACTGCTACAGCAGATGCACCTGTTGTGGGCCTCAGGGCGTGACTTCCAGGAATTTCTCTTCGTCTTCCCATTCAGCTGCCGACAGCTGCAGTGTGTGGCCAAGCCGCTGTCTGTGCAGACGCTGCTTTTTGAGCACTGCTGTTGGCCTGACCTTGGCCAACAGGAGGTCTTCCAGTTCCTCCTTGACCACCCCAACCGTGTCCTCTTAACTTTCGATGGCTTTGATGAGTTCAAGTTCAGGTTCTCGGATTGTGAGCGTCACTGCTCTCCGACCGACCCCACCTCTGTCCAGAATCTGCTGTTCAACCTTCTGCAGGGCAACTTGCTCAAGAACGCGCGCAAGGTGCTGACCAGCCGTCCGGATGCGGTGTCCGCACTGCTCAGGAAGTACCTGCGTTTGGAACTCCACCTCAAGGGCTTCTCGGAAGAGGGCATCGAGCTGTACCTGAGGAAGTGCCACCGTGAGCCGGGGGTGGCCGACCGCCTCGTCCGCCTGCTCAAAGCAACCTCACCCCTGCATGGGTTGTGCCACCTTCCTGTTGTCTCGTGGATGGTGTCCAAATGCCACCAGGAACTGTTGTTGCATGGTGGCGGGTCCCCAAAGACCACCACGGATCTGTACCTGCTGATCCTGCAGCATTTTCTGCTGCATGCCTCCCCACCAGACTCGGTGCCCTGCGGTCTGGCACCCGGCCTGCTTCAAGGCAGGCTCCCCTCCCTCCTACACCTGGGCCGGCTGGCTGTCTGGGGCCTGGGCACATGCTGCTACGTGTTCTCAGACAAGCAGCTCCAGGCAGCGCACATCGACAGCGAGGACATTTCTCTTGGCTTCCTGGTGCATGCCAAGAGTGTTGTGCAGGGGGGCACAGCCCCCCTGGAATTCCTGCACATCACCTTCCAGTGTTTTTTTGCAGCCTTGTACCTTGTGCTTAGTGCTGACTTGTCGCCGTCCTTGCTCAGACAACTCTTCAGTTGTCACGGGCCACGCAGCTCGCTGCTGGCCCGGCTGCTGCCCCCCATGTGTGTGCCACGCTCAGAGCACCAGGAGGGCAGCATGGCCGCTTTGCTGCAAGAGGCTGAGCCCCACAACCTCCAGATCACAGCAGCCTTCCTGGCGGGGCTGCTGTCCCGGGAGCACCAGGGCCTGCTGGCTGGGAGCCAGGTGTCCAAGAAGGCCCTGCTCCAGCGTCAGGCCTGTGCCCGCAGCTGTCTGTCCTGCAGCCTCCGCAAGCACTTCCACTCCATCCCTCCGGCCGTGCCGGGGGAGGCCAAGAGCATGCACGCCATGCCTGGCTTCATCTGGCTCATCCGGAGCCTGTACGAGATGCAGGAGGAACGGCTGGCCCGGGAGGCCGTGCGGGGGCTCAAGGTCGGGCACCTGAAGCTGACGTTTTGCGGCCTGGGCCCCGCAGAGTGTGCTGCCCTGGCGTTTGTGCTGCGGCACCTTCAGCGTCCCGTGGCCCTGCAGCTGGACCACAACTCTGTAGGGGATGTTGGTGTGGAGCAGCTGCTGCCTTGCCTCAACGTCTGCAAGGCTCTATA cTTGCGGGATAACAACATCTCAGACCGAGGCATCTGCAAGCTCGTGGAGCGTGCCCTGCACTGTGAGCAGCTGCAGAAGTTAGC ACTCTTCAACAACAAACTGACCGATGGCTGTGCACCCTCCATGGCCAGGCTTCTCTCGTGCAAGCGGAACTTCCTGGCGTTAAG GCTGGGGAATAACCACATCACTGCCACAGGAGCCCAGGTGCTGGCCGAGGGGCTCAGAGCCAACGCCTCCTTGCAGTTCTTGGG GTTGTGGGGCAACAAGGTGGGTGATGAGGGGGCCCAGGCCTTGGCTGAAGCCTTGGGGGATCACCAGAGCTTGAGGTGGCTCAG CCTAGTGGGCAACAACATTGGCAGCACAGGGGCTCAAGCCTTAGCGTTAATGTTGGAAAAGAACGTGGTGCTGGAAGAACTCTG CCTGGAGGAGAACTGTCTCCAGGATGAAGGTGTGTGTTCTCTTGCCGAAGGACTTGAGAGGAATTCAAGTTTGAAAGTTCTGAA GCTGTCTGACAACCGCATCACCTACTTTGGGGCAGAAGCCCTCCTGCGGGCCCTGGAAAGGAATGACACCATCCTAGAAGTCTG GCTCCGAGGCAACTCATTCTCTgctgaggaagtggagaggctcGGCCAGAGAGACACCAGATTCTTGCTCTGA